The following DNA comes from Anopheles coustani chromosome 2, idAnoCousDA_361_x.2, whole genome shotgun sequence.
TCGTTTTCTAACATCCGCTTTCTACCATCAATTCTACTAAATCACGCCAAAGTACACACTCATCGGATGAAACAGTGTACATTAAAGTGTCTTGTAATGAATATCACTATATTTTCATCAACCGAAACAGAACGAGGGAAGGACGAAAGCTAAACATGAATTtcaatacataaaaaaagtcgAAACAAAATTTTTTGGTTTCGATGCTTCTCTATCGATGTTGATTTTGTGTTCCTCTTGTTCCATTTAACGCAGGATGAACAATCAGTTATATAGTTTTTTCCACGAGTAAAATATGTGACGGACCCTTCGAAGGAGGGTGAACGTAAGATTGACATCATTTAAGTTTTAATGTACTACTAGTTCCTattaatgtgtttgtgtttaccAGCGATGCTTAAAAGAATAGATTGTTCTTACACCGTAAAAGAACTATAGCAGAGGGAAACGGAATCACaacaatatatttttcattccaaaagCACAATTGGAGTAGTTTCGTTCATAAGATACCAACCTCATAAGATAACTCCAACCATTTTATTTGGTTGCATCTATTTCacctttgtttctttctttatggttctttttcctccttgAATGACAACGaacattttacaataaaacgATCTGGTTTTATTCAAAAGCAATTGCTGTGCATAGTAATGCTTATATCAAATGTTCTGTTATTACTTTAATTTGGTAGAAGtgaagagagagaggaaacaAAGATACTATGAACATCTTCACTGGTGAGGTAATCGCTTTATGTTTGTGTTAATCGACGATATCACGGATCATCATTCGCGTGTAAGACAAACCACGCCTGtcgtttttgaaatatttccacgACATCGTAGTAAGATCATTTGTTGCGTTCATATAACGCGCGTTCAAATTGGAACGGTAGCAGTTATAGTACCACCAGGCTCCGTGATATGCCTTAGCACAATTCCCTTTATCCGCTTCGTCATTGTCGCGATCGAAAGTAGTAAACTTTTGATCCTTGTGGTTCTTCATCGAATCTCCTGCTGTCCCTGAGTATGTCCCTAACTTCTTCAACACATACAACTCCGATTCGTTCCCTATCTCAAACTCTCCATACTTAGCGTATCCGTAGTTTCCATGAAAATCTTTCATTTCCACCAGCAGTTCATGCGCTCGGTTTTTGGTAATTTGATGCACGTATTCTAGCCCAAGCCAGAATTCCCCATCCAAACTTCCGAATCCATTTCGGTACTCCGTCCAATTCGTATAAAAGTCTACCGAACCGTCATACCTATGCTGAATAACAATCCAGCCGCCATCGAACTTATTTTGCTCACAAAAGACCTCGAATGGTTCGGTGTTTACCTCAATTTTGATCATGTAAGTATCCGATACACTGAGAGCTTGCCGACATGAACTTACTGGAtacaaaaacttaaataacCTAGTGTTAAATTTTGCTTGCATACTAATATTTTGTACCGTATCGATAAGCATGTCGAGAGTATTCTTGTATTCACCTATTTTCTTAAGCTCAGAATCCGACGTTTCTTGGATATGCTCCATCTTGGGTATCACATGATTCTTCAACGCCTCCAATTTGGTTCGGGTATTCTCGTTCGATGCTTCCATACTctgcaaatgaaacaaacataaatgtaatacaatcgaaacaaacaaaaatgttttttcagCATAATATTATTGTTTGTACCGAACAATATTCAGttaaacaatttgaaatttgtttcataaacTGGAACCATAACACCAGCAGTCGCTTCAGCTTGTCGaatgtttcattctttgcgttctttatttcataaactagATTTTCAAACAGGGcttgaatgaatttaaaagagttgttttttcatcattgaATCTCCTGCTGTCCCTGAGTATGTACCTATACTTACTATACTATACCTTATTATCCATATTCTCTCCTAACTTTATGAGCTTACGGTACGACATTTTCTGGAATGTTTTGCCTTGAGCATACTGTTGTTGCTGAATTTGTTCCATCTTGTGTGCGTCAAAATGATTGGCGGATTGTTATTTTGTAACTGTCGATAGTTGTGTTTTTGACTTCTCCGGCAAGTTTAATGTCAAAATATTCTTCCGGATAGCAGAtgcgatttattttataagCTTCTACACGTAAACTCTTCTACTTTAAATTTTGTTGGTCCTGGCTCTTTCCTGGCACGGTATTTACTCGATTGATCGATTGTTTTAGGGTTGTAAGCATATTTCGTATCTGCTATCCGGATGAATATTTTGACATGAAACTTGCCGGAGAAGTCAAAAACACAACtatcaacaataaacaaaataacaatccgCCAATACCTGCGCACAGTTTGAGCACCAATTTCACCTCACTTTTTGAACACAGTAAGGTTCGctatattgtttttgtttgccttcacactctacaaagaagaaaacatcaaTATCGCAGCATTCGAACAGTATTCCATAGTTGAGCAGCTTGTTTTCGAAAGATTGTTTCATCCACTGTTATTTCGTGTCAACTTACCTTTTTCCAAGAATCCTCCATTGCCTGCATTCTTGTCTCGAAGTGCATGAGCATGTTTTCCTGCAGACGTTGttccattttctgcaaaaagaCTTAATTGTCAGTCATCTTCAATAAAGTTATTTTGACGATGTAAGTCAACTACCTTCAGCGAACTCTCCATGGTTGCAATCAAATTTTGCTCTACACCTTGCAGTTTGTCCTCGAAACTATCTAGTTTGCTCACTAGTTTATATAACTCAATACTATTTATAGCCGTGGTAGCTCGAGCTAACAAAACAACACCTAAACACAAACCCACGAGGTAACCGCAAATATTCATGGCTCTTGTTATACTTGCACACACAATCGAATTGAGTGATGAAATACGACTGCAGCCGAATTTACAGGAAACGAATGATGAACTCATGTTCTTAGCTATGGTTCAAATATTATCACCAACACTGAACCAAACGCGATTACGCGAACCAAAATACACTCTATTTTGACAAAAACATGTTCTCACTGGGTGACTCATAAGTGATTATGATTTCActtgtaatgtttttgtttcaacataATATTATTGTTTCATAAACGGGAATCATAACACCAGCAGTCGGTTCAGCTTGTCGaatgtttcattctttgcGTTATTTATTAGATTTTCAAACAAAGCATCAAAGAATTTAATAGAAATCTTTTTTCGTTAGTTGAAACATCTCAAAAACACAACTTTCAATGGATCACGCTGTTGAATATACTTGATTTTATGTCACAAACAGCGTCCAGTCCGTGAGCTGATTATGTTGAACATTACTTACCTTCGCTATTCAAATAAAAGTACTCCTGGGTTGCGTGTTTTATTTACCTTAGCCATGAAGGGGACCAATTTTCTTAGATACACTGTGGTGCAAAATTGATCGGACACATCTGATAGCTTCGTTGATTCGCTCGTTAAACTTGTTTTATAATTGTTTCCCtccaatttatattttttaaatattcgttTTCCTTCGATACATTAATGTTCATCATTAATCAATTTTTTATAATGTGTAATATTTTgctaaaaaatttttttcaacgAAGCTTTGAAAACCGCTGTGCATAAGTCACCGGACACCCATTGAAACcatcacacaaacaaacgataaTAATGATTAAACTAGTTTCAGTGTATGAATTGATGcataaatgaattttaatgtCACTAATACTACTACAAAACATTAGTCCTTATTTTTGACAATAGTTGAAAGCTCACAATGgccgaaaggaagaaaacatcgGTCATTCAACGAAGTAATGTTATTTCACTTCACAAACGCGGTGAAACTATTCGTAAAATTGCTGAATATCTTGATATTTCAAAGTCAATGGTATCGAACATCATTTCCCGCCAAAAAACCACTGGTGGGATCGAAAATCGCCCCAGATGTGGGCGTCCACCGGTTCTTTCACAACAAAACAAGCGGTATTCGGCACATTCTGTTAAAAAAGATCCGTCATTAGTGGCGAAAAGTTGGCTGCCGATCTGGAATCCATCTTCGGAAAACCTCTAAGCCGGTTCACCATCAGCAGAGACTTGAATGAAATAGGAATCAAGAGTCGTACACCTCGGGGAAAACTATTCATAAGTGAGCAGAACATAATGAAGCGTTTGGCCTACGCCAAGGAgcacgtaaacaaaccaatgTCATTCTGGAAAAAAGTACTATGAACTGATGAAAGTAAGTTCAACGTGAGAGCTTCAGATGGACGTGTTACAGTTTGGATAACTGACGGTAGCTctctagaaaaaaagaatatgcGTGGAACTGTTAAGCATGGCGGCGGATCAGTTATGGTATGGGGTGGTATGTTCTATGCTGGAGTGGCCACCTTGGAGTTCATTGAAGCGATTATGTTCAAAGAAGACTACAAAGATATTGTGGAACGTAATATCTCTAAATCTACCAGGAAATTCGGTTGGGCAGCCACTTTGTGTTTATGCACGACAATGACCCTAAGCATAAGCCGAAGCATGTGACGGAGTATTTAGCCCAAAAAAACATCACTGTGCTGAATCACCCTCCCCAAAGCCAAGATTTAAACCCAATCGAGCATCTATGGGATAAAATTGGACGAGaactgcaaaacaaacaaatccccAACAGAAAACAATTGATGCAGGAGATCGAAGCTGTATGGAACTGTCTACGTCCAGAAACAACTAACAACTTGGTCGCATCCATGCCAAAACTCTTGGCGGAAGTTATTAAGAACATAGGAGGACATACACATTACTAATACAGTTGGTTAAATGAACtattaaatagaaaaatgttatttctGCATGTCGTCCGATCGTTTTTGCACATTgaatttgaactattttgtgtCTTTTGTTGTaggaatttttttatgcaatATTATACGgtattttatattaattttacTGAGATCCAATCTGTCAATCTGTCATTATCTCGATCGAATGTGGTAAATTTTTCATACTTGTGGACTCGCATCGAATCTCCTGCTGTCCCTGAGTATGTCCCTAACTTCTTCAACGCATACAACTCTGATTCGTTCCCTATCTCAAACTCGCCATACTTGGCGTATCCGTAGTTTCCATGGAAATCTTTCATCTCCACCAGCAGTTCATGGGGTCGGTTTTTGGTAATTTGATGCAGGTATTCTAGCCCGAGCCAGAACTCGCCAACCAAATTCCCGAATCCGTTGCGGTACTCCGTCCAGTTCCTATAAAAATCGACTGAACCGTTGAACCTATACTGGATCACAATCCAGCCACCTCCAAACTTAGTTTGTTCGCAAAGTACCTCAAATGGTTCTGAATTTTCCTCTACATGGATCATGCGTCTGTGGGAGGGTTTACTCACATGACGACATGAAGAACCAGCATATAAAAAGGAAGCCTCGAGTATCTTATTGCTTATTTCCGTCAGAGTACTCATATTTCGTACCGAATGTGTCAACATGTCAagagtttttttgttctgtccAAAATGCTTCAGCTCAGTTTTAATCTTTTCCtggatgatttttgtttcagtcGTCAGTTGTAGCTGCGTATTGTCTATCCTGGAAATCAACTGATTCTTCACTTCTTCTTCGCTTACCTTCACACTCTGCAAACGAGCCAAATTAAGAATTTTACAAAATTGAACTGGTATGATTTTCAAGATTGTAACACCAACGCCTACTGCACACTTTCTTACCTTGATAAAAGATTCTTCCATTGCATGCATTCTGGCCTCGATCGTCTCGATCTTTTCGTTGATATTATTTTCGTGCTTGGTTAACCTCTCCTGTAGACGATGCTCCATTTCCTACAAAGAAtcgatatttttctttctttatcatCGTGTTTTCACTTAAGTTGTGCTGGGAATTTAGATTCACCTTCATCGAACTCTCCATAGCTGTCTTCATAGTGTGCTCCATCTCTTGCAATTTGTCTTGCAATTTGTCTTGCAAGACGTCCAGCTTTGTTATCAAAAGCTCGATCTCAAAACCACCTATTGCCATTGCCAGCCTGGCTGataaaactacaccaaagcacaGCACCAACATATAACTACTATTATTCATGTCTTTCAAATTGGCTTATTGCACTAAAACACACAGTCCCAACGACAGATGGTAAACGACTGAGGATCGTGAGGATTCGTTTGGTTCAGAGAAGCAAGAAAGAACAAAGAACGTTTATTGAACATGTGTTCTAAGCGATAACGGTTAGTCGGTAACCACCAACACAGGCTAAAAATATTCGGAACCTCATTTTGTCAGAAATATATTTCTGCCTTGTGATTAGTCATATTCTCTTCAATTTGTGGATTTCAAAATCATAAATTGATGATCTCTATTGCTTTAAATGGCTTGTTTTTTAGCATAAAGCTAAAATTGCTATCATTCGCATTAAATTACTCCACtcttcaaaaacaaattttggtcTCTCCAATTTACGAATCTTTACACAAtttaaatgcaattttctgCAGGCTCCAACATTGCGTCGCTTGTATTGCACCACCCTGTGGAGCATGCTCGTGAGTTCATATCACAATCTGAGTCAAGAAAAAGAATAGGCAATGTTGGACGTTATCTCGTATGGCTATTCGCGGCTTCTCTTTCCGACTCAACAAACgcacgtgtttgtttttttacaagATCGCATGCTATCgctatttttaatttcgcaaaaacaagaagcaaaaaaccCGGCCATAGTGCAACCAAACAACCAGATGATAATGGCGAAAGGTTGCAATTCGATGTGTGAGTAAACTAAGATGTTCTCAATTTATTAGCATTTTGCATTTGAGTAAGTTTATTTGCAAAAGAGAATTTCGTACTTCATTTTCTCGGTAGCCAGCCAAAGTCAATTAAAACATGTGTTATTTAACGAAGAAAAGTgtgtaaacttttttttaaactaaaatttGCAACCAATTCTCGCcggtaatttaaatttagctTTGTAAAAACAGGTTGATTTGTTCATCCTACGGGTTGAAAAATTATCTTTCAAAATAAGAAGAGAAATCTGTCTCATACATCCATTCAAACTGTTAAAAGAatgcattttcattaaaaattttaatagTCGAAATCATCCTGCACGGCTACAAAACTACATGTAAAAATAGCACTACATCAGGTAGCAACAAGCAAAGTTACTTACCAACGGAAACTTTCTCAAAGGGCAGCTCTATTGCCCGGGACACAATTGACAAACGAACAATGACGAGTGACTGCCGGCGCCATCGTAGGAAAAGTTTCGCAGTAGTGACAACACTTCCTGTGACACTCAACACCCTTCTTACCAGTATTCGGTTGATGCGTCGTTCTCGACGATTCGCGTTCTCGTTACGATAATGATGCcataaaagtttaaaatatcGGTAACACCAACTGCAAAGTGAGGGGAAACAACTTTTTGCAAAAACAGTTTT
Coding sequences within:
- the LOC131262149 gene encoding ficolin-1-like; the encoded protein is MEHRLQERLTKHENNINEKIETIEARMHAMEESFIKSVKSMEASNENTRTKLEALKNHVIPKMEHIQETSDSELKKIGEYKNTLDMLIDTVQNISMQAKFNTRLFKFLYPVSSCRQALSVSDTYMIKIEVNTEPFEVFCEQNKFDGGWIVIQHRYDGSVDFYTNWTEYRNGFGSLDGEFWLGLEYVHQITKNRAHELLVEMKDFHGNYGYAKYGEFEIGNESELYVLKKLGTYSGTAGDSMKNHKDQKFTTFDRDNDEADKGNCAKAYHGAWWYYNCYRSNLNARYMNATNDLTTMSWKYFKNDRRGLSYTRMMIRDIVD